In the genome of Oncorhynchus mykiss isolate Arlee chromosome 18, USDA_OmykA_1.1, whole genome shotgun sequence, one region contains:
- the LOC110495669 gene encoding ATP-dependent RNA helicase DDX3X isoform X5 — MSHVAVENLHGLEQQLAVLGLNNADGQGGGTGNMPGGWDGGRSNGFVQNGYHDNRMNGGNRYNSGPPRMERGRGGGGFRGGRGASYNPVQPMQNVGMFGVYDNKDGGGWNTTKDAYTSFGARPDRGKSAFFNNGGSAPRGSYPRGGFGGSGNSRWVEESRDDEDWSKPTQANERLEQELFAGGNTGINFDNYDDIPVEATGQNCPHHIDSFQDVEMGEIIMSNIALTRYTRPTPVQKYAIPIIKNKRDLMACAQTGSGKTAAFLLPVLSQIYTEGPGEALAAQKSGGQDNGKYGRRKQYPLALVLAPTRELALQIYEEARKFAYRSRVRPCVVYGGADIGQQIRDLERGCHLLVATPGRLVDMMERGKIGLDYCNYLVLDEADRMLDMGFEPQIRRIVEQDTMPPKGIRQTMMFSATFPKEIQILARDFLEEYIFLAVGRVGSTSENITQKVVWVEDGDKRSFLLDLLNATVIPSEVQDNAGENIEKPGKNSLTLVFVETKKGADALEDFLYREGYACTSIHGDRSQRDREEALHQFRSGRCPILVATAVAARGLDISNVKHVINFDLPSDIEEYVHRIGRTGRVGNLGLATSFFNDKNGNITKDLLDILVEAKQEVPSWLESLAYEHQHKSNTRGRSKRFTSGGFGARDYRQTSGGGSTGGFGGRGGRQPSGHGGNRGFGGGGGFGGNFYSSDGYGGNYSHQGGVDWWGN, encoded by the exons ATGAGTCATGTGGCCGTCGAAAATTTACACGGTCTAGAACAGCAG CTTGCTGTCCTAGGCTTGAACAATGCTGACGGGCAGGGCGGAGGCACTGGCA ATATGCCTGGCGGTTGGGACGGCGGACGCAGCAACGGCTTCGTGCAGAACGGTTACCACGACAACCGCATGAATGGGGGCAACCGGTACAACAGTGGCCCGCCTCGCATGGAGAGGGGCAGGGGGGGTGGAGGTTTCCGTGGTGGCAGGGGCGCGTCCTACAACCCGGTTCAGCCTATGCAGAATGTCGGCATGTTTGGAGTCTACGACAACAAAGATGGCGGCGGCTGGAACACGACTAAAGATGCCTACACCAGCTTCGGCGCGCGTCCTGATAGGGGGAAGTCTGCTTTTTTCAACAATGGCGGGAGTGCACCCCGAGGAAG TTACCCGCGTGGAGGGTTTGGAGGCAGTGGAAACAGCCGCTGGGTGGAGGAGTCCAGGGATGACGAGGACTGGTCCAAACCCACTCAGGCCAATGAGCGCCTGGAACA GGAGCTGTTCGCTGGTGGCAACACAGGGATTAACTTTGACAATTACGACGACATTCCTGTTGAGGCCACTGGCCAAAACTGCCCCCATCACATTGACAGC TTCCAAGACGTAGAGATGGGAGAGATCATAATGAGTAACATCGCCCTGACCCGCTACACTCGGCCCACTCCGGTCCAGAAGTACGCCATTCCAATCATCAAGAACAAGAGGGACCTGATGGCCTGCGCCCAGACAG GTTCCGGTAAGACTGCTGCGTTCCTGTTGCCTGTACTGAGTCAGATCTACACTGAAGGTCCAGGAGAAGCCCTCGCTGCCCAGAAGTCTGGAGGACAGGACAACGGAAAGTATGGTCGCCGTAAGCAGTACCCCCTCGCTCTGGTCCTGGCCCCCACCAGAGAACTGGCCCTGCAGATCTATGAAGAGGCCAGAAAG TTTGCATACCGGTCCCGTGTGCGTCCTTGTGTGGTGTACGGAGGGGCTGACATTGGCCAgcagatcagagacctggagcgAGGCTGTCACCTGCTGGTGGCTACACCTGGACGCCTGGTGGACATGATGGAGAGGGGCAAGATCGGCCTCGACTACTGCAA TTACCTGGTGCTGGATGAGGCTGACCGGATGTTGGACATGGGTTTTGAGCCCCAGATCAGACGCATCGTGGAGCAGGACACCATGCCCCCTAAAGGCATCCGTCAGACCATGATGTTCAGCGCTACCTTCCCCAAGGAGATCCAG ATCCTGGCGCGTGACTTCCTGGAGGAGTACATCTTCCTGGCGGTGGGACGTGTGGGCTCCACCTCCGAGAACATCACCCAGAAGGTGGTGTGGGTGGAGGACGGTGATAAGAGATCCTTCCTCCTGGACTTGCTCAATGCTACAG TCATTCCGAGCGAAGTTCAGGACAATGCAGGTGAAAACATAGAGAAACCTG gTAAGAACTCTCTGACGCTGGTGTTTGTGGAAACCAAGAAGGGAGCGGATGCCCTGGAGGACTTCCTGTACCGTGAGGGTTACGCCTGCACCAGTATCCATGGCGACCGCTCCCAGAGGGACCGAGAGGAGGCTCTGCACCAGTTCCGCTCGGGACGCTGCCCCATCCTGGTTGCCACAGCG GTGGCTGCCCGTGGCCTGGACATCTCCAATGTCAAGCACGTTATCAACTTTGACCTGCCCAGCGATATAGAGGAGTACGTCCACCGTATTGGCCGTACTGGACGTGTAGGCAACCTGG gtcTGGCCACGTCGTTCTTCAACGATAAGAACGGCAACATCACCAAGGACCTTCTGGACATCCTAGTGGAggccaaacaggaagtaccctCCTGGCTGGAGAGCCTGGCCTATGAACACCAGCACAAGAGCAACACCCGCGGACGCTCCAAGAG GTTCACCTCTGGTGGCTTCGGAGCCAGGGACTACCGTCAGACCAGTGGCGGCGGCAGCACTGGAGGGTTCGGGGGTCGTGGTGGACGCCAGCCCAGTGGGCATGGAGGAAACCGTGGATTTGGTGGCGGCG GTGGTTTTGGAGGCAACTTCTACAGCAGTGACGGCTATGGAGGAAACTACTCTCATCAGGGGGGAGTGGACTGGTGGGGCAACTAA
- the LOC110495669 gene encoding ATP-dependent RNA helicase DDX3X isoform X4: MSHVAVENLHGLEQQLAVLGLNNADGQGGGTGRTCYIPPHLRNQEASKNDMPGGWDGGRSNGFVQNGYHDNRMNGGNRYNSGPPRMERGRGGGGFRGGRGASYNPVQPMQNVGMFGVYDNKDGGGWNTTKDAYTSFGARPDRGKSAFFNNGGSAPRGSYPRGGFGGSGNSRWVEESRDDEDWSKPTQANERLEQELFAGGNTGINFDNYDDIPVEATGQNCPHHIDSFQDVEMGEIIMSNIALTRYTRPTPVQKYAIPIIKNKRDLMACAQTGSGKTAAFLLPVLSQIYTEGPGEALAAQKSGGQDNGKYGRRKQYPLALVLAPTRELALQIYEEARKFAYRSRVRPCVVYGGADIGQQIRDLERGCHLLVATPGRLVDMMERGKIGLDYCNYLVLDEADRMLDMGFEPQIRRIVEQDTMPPKGIRQTMMFSATFPKEIQILARDFLEEYIFLAVGRVGSTSENITQKVVWVEDGDKRSFLLDLLNATGKNSLTLVFVETKKGADALEDFLYREGYACTSIHGDRSQRDREEALHQFRSGRCPILVATAVAARGLDISNVKHVINFDLPSDIEEYVHRIGRTGRVGNLGLATSFFNDKNGNITKDLLDILVEAKQEVPSWLESLAYEHQHKSNTRGRSKRFTSGGFGARDYRQTSGGGSTGGFGGRGGRQPSGHGGNRGFGGGGGFGGNFYSSDGYGGNYSHQGGVDWWGN; encoded by the exons ATGAGTCATGTGGCCGTCGAAAATTTACACGGTCTAGAACAGCAG CTTGCTGTCCTAGGCTTGAACAATGCTGACGGGCAGGGCGGAGGCACTGGCA GGACCTGTTACATTCCACCTCATTTACGGAACCAAGAGGCTTCCAAAAATG ATATGCCTGGCGGTTGGGACGGCGGACGCAGCAACGGCTTCGTGCAGAACGGTTACCACGACAACCGCATGAATGGGGGCAACCGGTACAACAGTGGCCCGCCTCGCATGGAGAGGGGCAGGGGGGGTGGAGGTTTCCGTGGTGGCAGGGGCGCGTCCTACAACCCGGTTCAGCCTATGCAGAATGTCGGCATGTTTGGAGTCTACGACAACAAAGATGGCGGCGGCTGGAACACGACTAAAGATGCCTACACCAGCTTCGGCGCGCGTCCTGATAGGGGGAAGTCTGCTTTTTTCAACAATGGCGGGAGTGCACCCCGAGGAAG TTACCCGCGTGGAGGGTTTGGAGGCAGTGGAAACAGCCGCTGGGTGGAGGAGTCCAGGGATGACGAGGACTGGTCCAAACCCACTCAGGCCAATGAGCGCCTGGAACA GGAGCTGTTCGCTGGTGGCAACACAGGGATTAACTTTGACAATTACGACGACATTCCTGTTGAGGCCACTGGCCAAAACTGCCCCCATCACATTGACAGC TTCCAAGACGTAGAGATGGGAGAGATCATAATGAGTAACATCGCCCTGACCCGCTACACTCGGCCCACTCCGGTCCAGAAGTACGCCATTCCAATCATCAAGAACAAGAGGGACCTGATGGCCTGCGCCCAGACAG GTTCCGGTAAGACTGCTGCGTTCCTGTTGCCTGTACTGAGTCAGATCTACACTGAAGGTCCAGGAGAAGCCCTCGCTGCCCAGAAGTCTGGAGGACAGGACAACGGAAAGTATGGTCGCCGTAAGCAGTACCCCCTCGCTCTGGTCCTGGCCCCCACCAGAGAACTGGCCCTGCAGATCTATGAAGAGGCCAGAAAG TTTGCATACCGGTCCCGTGTGCGTCCTTGTGTGGTGTACGGAGGGGCTGACATTGGCCAgcagatcagagacctggagcgAGGCTGTCACCTGCTGGTGGCTACACCTGGACGCCTGGTGGACATGATGGAGAGGGGCAAGATCGGCCTCGACTACTGCAA TTACCTGGTGCTGGATGAGGCTGACCGGATGTTGGACATGGGTTTTGAGCCCCAGATCAGACGCATCGTGGAGCAGGACACCATGCCCCCTAAAGGCATCCGTCAGACCATGATGTTCAGCGCTACCTTCCCCAAGGAGATCCAG ATCCTGGCGCGTGACTTCCTGGAGGAGTACATCTTCCTGGCGGTGGGACGTGTGGGCTCCACCTCCGAGAACATCACCCAGAAGGTGGTGTGGGTGGAGGACGGTGATAAGAGATCCTTCCTCCTGGACTTGCTCAATGCTACAG gTAAGAACTCTCTGACGCTGGTGTTTGTGGAAACCAAGAAGGGAGCGGATGCCCTGGAGGACTTCCTGTACCGTGAGGGTTACGCCTGCACCAGTATCCATGGCGACCGCTCCCAGAGGGACCGAGAGGAGGCTCTGCACCAGTTCCGCTCGGGACGCTGCCCCATCCTGGTTGCCACAGCG GTGGCTGCCCGTGGCCTGGACATCTCCAATGTCAAGCACGTTATCAACTTTGACCTGCCCAGCGATATAGAGGAGTACGTCCACCGTATTGGCCGTACTGGACGTGTAGGCAACCTGG gtcTGGCCACGTCGTTCTTCAACGATAAGAACGGCAACATCACCAAGGACCTTCTGGACATCCTAGTGGAggccaaacaggaagtaccctCCTGGCTGGAGAGCCTGGCCTATGAACACCAGCACAAGAGCAACACCCGCGGACGCTCCAAGAG GTTCACCTCTGGTGGCTTCGGAGCCAGGGACTACCGTCAGACCAGTGGCGGCGGCAGCACTGGAGGGTTCGGGGGTCGTGGTGGACGCCAGCCCAGTGGGCATGGAGGAAACCGTGGATTTGGTGGCGGCG GTGGTTTTGGAGGCAACTTCTACAGCAGTGACGGCTATGGAGGAAACTACTCTCATCAGGGGGGAGTGGACTGGTGGGGCAACTAA
- the LOC110495669 gene encoding ATP-dependent RNA helicase DDX3X isoform X2 encodes MSHVAVENLHGLEQQLAVLGLNNADGQGGGTGRTCYIPPHLRNQEASKNDMPGGWDGGRSNGFVQNGYHDNRMNGGNRYNSGPPRMERGRGGGGFRGGRGASYNPVQPMQNVGMFGVYDNKDGGGWNTTKDAYTSFGARPDRGKSAFFNNGGSAPRGSYPRGGFGGSGNSRWVEESRDDEDWSKPTQANERLEQELFAGGNTGINFDNYDDIPVEATGQNCPHHIDSFQDVEMGEIIMSNIALTRYTRPTPVQKYAIPIIKNKRDLMACAQTGSGKTAAFLLPVLSQIYTEGPGEALAAQKSGGQDNGKYGRRKQYPLALVLAPTRELALQIYEEARKFAYRSRVRPCVVYGGADIGQQIRDLERGCHLLVATPGRLVDMMERGKIGLDYCNYLVLDEADRMLDMGFEPQIRRIVEQDTMPPKGIRQTMMFSATFPKEIQILARDFLEEYIFLAVGRVGSTSENITQKVVWVEDGDKRSFLLDLLNATVIPSEVQDNAGENIEKPGKNSLTLVFVETKKGADALEDFLYREGYACTSIHGDRSQRDREEALHQFRSGRCPILVATAVAARGLDISNVKHVINFDLPSDIEEYVHRIGRTGRVGNLGLATSFFNDKNGNITKDLLDILVEAKQEVPSWLESLAYEHQHKSNTRGRSKRFTSGGFGARDYRQTSGGGSTGGFGGRGGRQPSGHGGNRGFGGGGGFGGNFYSSDGYGGNYSHQGGVDWWGN; translated from the exons ATGAGTCATGTGGCCGTCGAAAATTTACACGGTCTAGAACAGCAG CTTGCTGTCCTAGGCTTGAACAATGCTGACGGGCAGGGCGGAGGCACTGGCA GGACCTGTTACATTCCACCTCATTTACGGAACCAAGAGGCTTCCAAAAATG ATATGCCTGGCGGTTGGGACGGCGGACGCAGCAACGGCTTCGTGCAGAACGGTTACCACGACAACCGCATGAATGGGGGCAACCGGTACAACAGTGGCCCGCCTCGCATGGAGAGGGGCAGGGGGGGTGGAGGTTTCCGTGGTGGCAGGGGCGCGTCCTACAACCCGGTTCAGCCTATGCAGAATGTCGGCATGTTTGGAGTCTACGACAACAAAGATGGCGGCGGCTGGAACACGACTAAAGATGCCTACACCAGCTTCGGCGCGCGTCCTGATAGGGGGAAGTCTGCTTTTTTCAACAATGGCGGGAGTGCACCCCGAGGAAG TTACCCGCGTGGAGGGTTTGGAGGCAGTGGAAACAGCCGCTGGGTGGAGGAGTCCAGGGATGACGAGGACTGGTCCAAACCCACTCAGGCCAATGAGCGCCTGGAACA GGAGCTGTTCGCTGGTGGCAACACAGGGATTAACTTTGACAATTACGACGACATTCCTGTTGAGGCCACTGGCCAAAACTGCCCCCATCACATTGACAGC TTCCAAGACGTAGAGATGGGAGAGATCATAATGAGTAACATCGCCCTGACCCGCTACACTCGGCCCACTCCGGTCCAGAAGTACGCCATTCCAATCATCAAGAACAAGAGGGACCTGATGGCCTGCGCCCAGACAG GTTCCGGTAAGACTGCTGCGTTCCTGTTGCCTGTACTGAGTCAGATCTACACTGAAGGTCCAGGAGAAGCCCTCGCTGCCCAGAAGTCTGGAGGACAGGACAACGGAAAGTATGGTCGCCGTAAGCAGTACCCCCTCGCTCTGGTCCTGGCCCCCACCAGAGAACTGGCCCTGCAGATCTATGAAGAGGCCAGAAAG TTTGCATACCGGTCCCGTGTGCGTCCTTGTGTGGTGTACGGAGGGGCTGACATTGGCCAgcagatcagagacctggagcgAGGCTGTCACCTGCTGGTGGCTACACCTGGACGCCTGGTGGACATGATGGAGAGGGGCAAGATCGGCCTCGACTACTGCAA TTACCTGGTGCTGGATGAGGCTGACCGGATGTTGGACATGGGTTTTGAGCCCCAGATCAGACGCATCGTGGAGCAGGACACCATGCCCCCTAAAGGCATCCGTCAGACCATGATGTTCAGCGCTACCTTCCCCAAGGAGATCCAG ATCCTGGCGCGTGACTTCCTGGAGGAGTACATCTTCCTGGCGGTGGGACGTGTGGGCTCCACCTCCGAGAACATCACCCAGAAGGTGGTGTGGGTGGAGGACGGTGATAAGAGATCCTTCCTCCTGGACTTGCTCAATGCTACAG TCATTCCGAGCGAAGTTCAGGACAATGCAGGTGAAAACATAGAGAAACCTG gTAAGAACTCTCTGACGCTGGTGTTTGTGGAAACCAAGAAGGGAGCGGATGCCCTGGAGGACTTCCTGTACCGTGAGGGTTACGCCTGCACCAGTATCCATGGCGACCGCTCCCAGAGGGACCGAGAGGAGGCTCTGCACCAGTTCCGCTCGGGACGCTGCCCCATCCTGGTTGCCACAGCG GTGGCTGCCCGTGGCCTGGACATCTCCAATGTCAAGCACGTTATCAACTTTGACCTGCCCAGCGATATAGAGGAGTACGTCCACCGTATTGGCCGTACTGGACGTGTAGGCAACCTGG gtcTGGCCACGTCGTTCTTCAACGATAAGAACGGCAACATCACCAAGGACCTTCTGGACATCCTAGTGGAggccaaacaggaagtaccctCCTGGCTGGAGAGCCTGGCCTATGAACACCAGCACAAGAGCAACACCCGCGGACGCTCCAAGAG GTTCACCTCTGGTGGCTTCGGAGCCAGGGACTACCGTCAGACCAGTGGCGGCGGCAGCACTGGAGGGTTCGGGGGTCGTGGTGGACGCCAGCCCAGTGGGCATGGAGGAAACCGTGGATTTGGTGGCGGCG GTGGTTTTGGAGGCAACTTCTACAGCAGTGACGGCTATGGAGGAAACTACTCTCATCAGGGGGGAGTGGACTGGTGGGGCAACTAA
- the LOC110495669 gene encoding putative ATP-dependent RNA helicase Pl10 isoform X1: MSHVAVENLHGLEQQLAVLGLNNADGQGGGTGRTCYIPPHLRNQEASKNADAFSRPSALSMASGSYMPGGWDGGRSNGFVQNGYHDNRMNGGNRYNSGPPRMERGRGGGGFRGGRGASYNPVQPMQNVGMFGVYDNKDGGGWNTTKDAYTSFGARPDRGKSAFFNNGGSAPRGSYPRGGFGGSGNSRWVEESRDDEDWSKPTQANERLEQELFAGGNTGINFDNYDDIPVEATGQNCPHHIDSFQDVEMGEIIMSNIALTRYTRPTPVQKYAIPIIKNKRDLMACAQTGSGKTAAFLLPVLSQIYTEGPGEALAAQKSGGQDNGKYGRRKQYPLALVLAPTRELALQIYEEARKFAYRSRVRPCVVYGGADIGQQIRDLERGCHLLVATPGRLVDMMERGKIGLDYCNYLVLDEADRMLDMGFEPQIRRIVEQDTMPPKGIRQTMMFSATFPKEIQILARDFLEEYIFLAVGRVGSTSENITQKVVWVEDGDKRSFLLDLLNATVIPSEVQDNAGENIEKPGKNSLTLVFVETKKGADALEDFLYREGYACTSIHGDRSQRDREEALHQFRSGRCPILVATAVAARGLDISNVKHVINFDLPSDIEEYVHRIGRTGRVGNLGLATSFFNDKNGNITKDLLDILVEAKQEVPSWLESLAYEHQHKSNTRGRSKRFTSGGFGARDYRQTSGGGSTGGFGGRGGRQPSGHGGNRGFGGGGGFGGNFYSSDGYGGNYSHQGGVDWWGN; encoded by the exons ATGAGTCATGTGGCCGTCGAAAATTTACACGGTCTAGAACAGCAG CTTGCTGTCCTAGGCTTGAACAATGCTGACGGGCAGGGCGGAGGCACTGGCA GGACCTGTTACATTCCACCTCATTTACGGAACCAAGAGGCTTCCAAAAATG cAGATGCTTTCTCTAGACCGAGCGCTTTGTCAATGGCATCAGGAAGCT ATATGCCTGGCGGTTGGGACGGCGGACGCAGCAACGGCTTCGTGCAGAACGGTTACCACGACAACCGCATGAATGGGGGCAACCGGTACAACAGTGGCCCGCCTCGCATGGAGAGGGGCAGGGGGGGTGGAGGTTTCCGTGGTGGCAGGGGCGCGTCCTACAACCCGGTTCAGCCTATGCAGAATGTCGGCATGTTTGGAGTCTACGACAACAAAGATGGCGGCGGCTGGAACACGACTAAAGATGCCTACACCAGCTTCGGCGCGCGTCCTGATAGGGGGAAGTCTGCTTTTTTCAACAATGGCGGGAGTGCACCCCGAGGAAG TTACCCGCGTGGAGGGTTTGGAGGCAGTGGAAACAGCCGCTGGGTGGAGGAGTCCAGGGATGACGAGGACTGGTCCAAACCCACTCAGGCCAATGAGCGCCTGGAACA GGAGCTGTTCGCTGGTGGCAACACAGGGATTAACTTTGACAATTACGACGACATTCCTGTTGAGGCCACTGGCCAAAACTGCCCCCATCACATTGACAGC TTCCAAGACGTAGAGATGGGAGAGATCATAATGAGTAACATCGCCCTGACCCGCTACACTCGGCCCACTCCGGTCCAGAAGTACGCCATTCCAATCATCAAGAACAAGAGGGACCTGATGGCCTGCGCCCAGACAG GTTCCGGTAAGACTGCTGCGTTCCTGTTGCCTGTACTGAGTCAGATCTACACTGAAGGTCCAGGAGAAGCCCTCGCTGCCCAGAAGTCTGGAGGACAGGACAACGGAAAGTATGGTCGCCGTAAGCAGTACCCCCTCGCTCTGGTCCTGGCCCCCACCAGAGAACTGGCCCTGCAGATCTATGAAGAGGCCAGAAAG TTTGCATACCGGTCCCGTGTGCGTCCTTGTGTGGTGTACGGAGGGGCTGACATTGGCCAgcagatcagagacctggagcgAGGCTGTCACCTGCTGGTGGCTACACCTGGACGCCTGGTGGACATGATGGAGAGGGGCAAGATCGGCCTCGACTACTGCAA TTACCTGGTGCTGGATGAGGCTGACCGGATGTTGGACATGGGTTTTGAGCCCCAGATCAGACGCATCGTGGAGCAGGACACCATGCCCCCTAAAGGCATCCGTCAGACCATGATGTTCAGCGCTACCTTCCCCAAGGAGATCCAG ATCCTGGCGCGTGACTTCCTGGAGGAGTACATCTTCCTGGCGGTGGGACGTGTGGGCTCCACCTCCGAGAACATCACCCAGAAGGTGGTGTGGGTGGAGGACGGTGATAAGAGATCCTTCCTCCTGGACTTGCTCAATGCTACAG TCATTCCGAGCGAAGTTCAGGACAATGCAGGTGAAAACATAGAGAAACCTG gTAAGAACTCTCTGACGCTGGTGTTTGTGGAAACCAAGAAGGGAGCGGATGCCCTGGAGGACTTCCTGTACCGTGAGGGTTACGCCTGCACCAGTATCCATGGCGACCGCTCCCAGAGGGACCGAGAGGAGGCTCTGCACCAGTTCCGCTCGGGACGCTGCCCCATCCTGGTTGCCACAGCG GTGGCTGCCCGTGGCCTGGACATCTCCAATGTCAAGCACGTTATCAACTTTGACCTGCCCAGCGATATAGAGGAGTACGTCCACCGTATTGGCCGTACTGGACGTGTAGGCAACCTGG gtcTGGCCACGTCGTTCTTCAACGATAAGAACGGCAACATCACCAAGGACCTTCTGGACATCCTAGTGGAggccaaacaggaagtaccctCCTGGCTGGAGAGCCTGGCCTATGAACACCAGCACAAGAGCAACACCCGCGGACGCTCCAAGAG GTTCACCTCTGGTGGCTTCGGAGCCAGGGACTACCGTCAGACCAGTGGCGGCGGCAGCACTGGAGGGTTCGGGGGTCGTGGTGGACGCCAGCCCAGTGGGCATGGAGGAAACCGTGGATTTGGTGGCGGCG GTGGTTTTGGAGGCAACTTCTACAGCAGTGACGGCTATGGAGGAAACTACTCTCATCAGGGGGGAGTGGACTGGTGGGGCAACTAA
- the LOC110495669 gene encoding putative ATP-dependent RNA helicase Pl10 isoform X3 has translation MSHVAVENLHGLEQQLAVLGLNNADGQGGGTGRTCYIPPHLRNQEASKNADAFSRPSALSMASGSYMPGGWDGGRSNGFVQNGYHDNRMNGGNRYNSGPPRMERGRGGGGFRGGRGASYNPVQPMQNVGMFGVYDNKDGGGWNTTKDAYTSFGARPDRGKSAFFNNGGSAPRGSYPRGGFGGSGNSRWVEESRDDEDWSKPTQANERLEQELFAGGNTGINFDNYDDIPVEATGQNCPHHIDSFQDVEMGEIIMSNIALTRYTRPTPVQKYAIPIIKNKRDLMACAQTGSGKTAAFLLPVLSQIYTEGPGEALAAQKSGGQDNGKYGRRKQYPLALVLAPTRELALQIYEEARKFAYRSRVRPCVVYGGADIGQQIRDLERGCHLLVATPGRLVDMMERGKIGLDYCNYLVLDEADRMLDMGFEPQIRRIVEQDTMPPKGIRQTMMFSATFPKEIQILARDFLEEYIFLAVGRVGSTSENITQKVVWVEDGDKRSFLLDLLNATGKNSLTLVFVETKKGADALEDFLYREGYACTSIHGDRSQRDREEALHQFRSGRCPILVATAVAARGLDISNVKHVINFDLPSDIEEYVHRIGRTGRVGNLGLATSFFNDKNGNITKDLLDILVEAKQEVPSWLESLAYEHQHKSNTRGRSKRFTSGGFGARDYRQTSGGGSTGGFGGRGGRQPSGHGGNRGFGGGGGFGGNFYSSDGYGGNYSHQGGVDWWGN, from the exons ATGAGTCATGTGGCCGTCGAAAATTTACACGGTCTAGAACAGCAG CTTGCTGTCCTAGGCTTGAACAATGCTGACGGGCAGGGCGGAGGCACTGGCA GGACCTGTTACATTCCACCTCATTTACGGAACCAAGAGGCTTCCAAAAATG cAGATGCTTTCTCTAGACCGAGCGCTTTGTCAATGGCATCAGGAAGCT ATATGCCTGGCGGTTGGGACGGCGGACGCAGCAACGGCTTCGTGCAGAACGGTTACCACGACAACCGCATGAATGGGGGCAACCGGTACAACAGTGGCCCGCCTCGCATGGAGAGGGGCAGGGGGGGTGGAGGTTTCCGTGGTGGCAGGGGCGCGTCCTACAACCCGGTTCAGCCTATGCAGAATGTCGGCATGTTTGGAGTCTACGACAACAAAGATGGCGGCGGCTGGAACACGACTAAAGATGCCTACACCAGCTTCGGCGCGCGTCCTGATAGGGGGAAGTCTGCTTTTTTCAACAATGGCGGGAGTGCACCCCGAGGAAG TTACCCGCGTGGAGGGTTTGGAGGCAGTGGAAACAGCCGCTGGGTGGAGGAGTCCAGGGATGACGAGGACTGGTCCAAACCCACTCAGGCCAATGAGCGCCTGGAACA GGAGCTGTTCGCTGGTGGCAACACAGGGATTAACTTTGACAATTACGACGACATTCCTGTTGAGGCCACTGGCCAAAACTGCCCCCATCACATTGACAGC TTCCAAGACGTAGAGATGGGAGAGATCATAATGAGTAACATCGCCCTGACCCGCTACACTCGGCCCACTCCGGTCCAGAAGTACGCCATTCCAATCATCAAGAACAAGAGGGACCTGATGGCCTGCGCCCAGACAG GTTCCGGTAAGACTGCTGCGTTCCTGTTGCCTGTACTGAGTCAGATCTACACTGAAGGTCCAGGAGAAGCCCTCGCTGCCCAGAAGTCTGGAGGACAGGACAACGGAAAGTATGGTCGCCGTAAGCAGTACCCCCTCGCTCTGGTCCTGGCCCCCACCAGAGAACTGGCCCTGCAGATCTATGAAGAGGCCAGAAAG TTTGCATACCGGTCCCGTGTGCGTCCTTGTGTGGTGTACGGAGGGGCTGACATTGGCCAgcagatcagagacctggagcgAGGCTGTCACCTGCTGGTGGCTACACCTGGACGCCTGGTGGACATGATGGAGAGGGGCAAGATCGGCCTCGACTACTGCAA TTACCTGGTGCTGGATGAGGCTGACCGGATGTTGGACATGGGTTTTGAGCCCCAGATCAGACGCATCGTGGAGCAGGACACCATGCCCCCTAAAGGCATCCGTCAGACCATGATGTTCAGCGCTACCTTCCCCAAGGAGATCCAG ATCCTGGCGCGTGACTTCCTGGAGGAGTACATCTTCCTGGCGGTGGGACGTGTGGGCTCCACCTCCGAGAACATCACCCAGAAGGTGGTGTGGGTGGAGGACGGTGATAAGAGATCCTTCCTCCTGGACTTGCTCAATGCTACAG gTAAGAACTCTCTGACGCTGGTGTTTGTGGAAACCAAGAAGGGAGCGGATGCCCTGGAGGACTTCCTGTACCGTGAGGGTTACGCCTGCACCAGTATCCATGGCGACCGCTCCCAGAGGGACCGAGAGGAGGCTCTGCACCAGTTCCGCTCGGGACGCTGCCCCATCCTGGTTGCCACAGCG GTGGCTGCCCGTGGCCTGGACATCTCCAATGTCAAGCACGTTATCAACTTTGACCTGCCCAGCGATATAGAGGAGTACGTCCACCGTATTGGCCGTACTGGACGTGTAGGCAACCTGG gtcTGGCCACGTCGTTCTTCAACGATAAGAACGGCAACATCACCAAGGACCTTCTGGACATCCTAGTGGAggccaaacaggaagtaccctCCTGGCTGGAGAGCCTGGCCTATGAACACCAGCACAAGAGCAACACCCGCGGACGCTCCAAGAG GTTCACCTCTGGTGGCTTCGGAGCCAGGGACTACCGTCAGACCAGTGGCGGCGGCAGCACTGGAGGGTTCGGGGGTCGTGGTGGACGCCAGCCCAGTGGGCATGGAGGAAACCGTGGATTTGGTGGCGGCG GTGGTTTTGGAGGCAACTTCTACAGCAGTGACGGCTATGGAGGAAACTACTCTCATCAGGGGGGAGTGGACTGGTGGGGCAACTAA